In a single window of the Gossypium hirsutum isolate 1008001.06 chromosome A13, Gossypium_hirsutum_v2.1, whole genome shotgun sequence genome:
- the LOC107895276 gene encoding thioredoxin: MASSTVPIGVAVSAPSSVLSNRRISVRFSEFRGLKIKPRLASLTQSTRSAIQDRRRVGRVVCEAQNTAVDVPAIKDETWQSLVLECELPVLVEFWAPWCGPCRMIHPIIDELSKQYAGKLKCYKVNTDESPNIATRYGIRSIPTVMIFKRGEKKDAVIGAVPKSTLTTCIERLL, from the exons ATGGCTTCCTCCACGGTTCCGATCGGTGTTGCTGTCTCTGCCCCTTCTTCTGTTCTTTCTAATCGGAGAATATCCGTTAGATTTTCGGAATTTCGTGGTCTCAAGATTAAACCCAGGTTGGCGTCGCTGACTCAGTCGACCAGATCGGCGATTCAGGATCGGCGTCGAGTCGGACGTGTTGTTTGTGAGGCTCAGAACACAGCTGTTGATG TGCCAGCAATTAAGGATGAAACATGGCAGTCACTAGTTCTTGAATGTGAATTGCCTGTTCTGGTTGAATTTTGGGCTCCGTGGTGCGGACCTTGCCGTATGATCCACCCCATAATCGACGAGCTGTCGAAGCAATATGCTGGGAAGCTCAAATGTTACAAAGTTAACACCGACGAGAGTCCCAACATCGCAACTCGATATGGAATTCGAAGCATTCCGACTGTTATGATCTTCAAGAGAGGGGAGAAGAAAGATGCAGTGATCGGTGCCGTTCCAAAGTCGACATTGACAACTTGCATCGAGAGATTGTTGTAG